In one window of Armatimonadota bacterium DNA:
- a CDS encoding alpha-L-fucosidase has translation MAKKTSRKLTAKEKDRIRRLEWFREARFGMFIHWGLYAQLGRHEWVMNRERIPVKDYEKLADTWKPGPWPARTWAKLARAAGMRYMVMTTKHHEGFCLFDSALTDYTAAQRGPGRDLVAEYVAAARAEGLRVGFYYSMMDWHHPDGVRCLKDEKARRRFVDYIHGQVRELCTNYGKLDIMWYDVSWPLNVEQWESAKMNAMVRRLQPDIIINNRSQLPEDFGTPEQHIRPEEGGRMWEACMTFNESWGYTPIDKDWKNAWDIVRMLRQVAAGGGNLLLNIGPTPTGAVPPVCARELRKVGAWMKKYGPTVYQATDPMQQEWLVTGAFTCKGKSLYFHCNRWPGEELAIGGLANKVVGARLYGGRQVKFTQVRDRLVLHGLPKQAPDPLATVFELKIAGGKPRQILGAGCVVPKR, from the coding sequence ATGGCAAAGAAGACGTCGAGGAAGCTGACCGCGAAGGAGAAGGACCGGATTCGCAGGCTGGAGTGGTTCCGCGAAGCGCGGTTCGGCATGTTCATCCACTGGGGGCTCTACGCCCAACTCGGGCGACATGAGTGGGTGATGAACCGCGAGCGCATCCCTGTCAAGGACTACGAGAAGCTGGCGGACACGTGGAAGCCCGGCCCGTGGCCGGCGCGCACGTGGGCCAAGCTCGCCCGCGCCGCCGGCATGCGCTACATGGTGATGACGACCAAGCACCACGAGGGATTCTGCCTGTTCGACTCCGCGCTCACCGACTACACGGCCGCACAGCGCGGCCCCGGGCGCGATCTCGTCGCCGAGTACGTCGCGGCGGCGCGCGCCGAAGGCCTGCGCGTAGGGTTCTACTACTCCATGATGGATTGGCACCATCCCGACGGCGTGCGCTGCCTCAAGGACGAAAAGGCCCGGCGCCGATTCGTTGACTACATCCACGGCCAGGTGCGCGAGCTGTGCACCAACTACGGCAAGCTCGACATCATGTGGTACGACGTGTCCTGGCCGCTCAATGTCGAACAGTGGGAGTCCGCGAAGATGAACGCGATGGTGCGCCGGCTCCAGCCGGACATCATCATCAACAACCGCTCCCAGCTCCCCGAGGACTTCGGCACGCCCGAGCAGCACATCAGGCCCGAAGAAGGCGGTCGCATGTGGGAAGCATGCATGACCTTCAACGAGAGCTGGGGCTACACGCCGATAGACAAGGACTGGAAGAACGCGTGGGACATCGTGCGCATGCTGCGCCAGGTCGCGGCCGGCGGCGGCAACCTGCTGCTCAACATTGGGCCGACCCCGACCGGCGCCGTCCCGCCGGTGTGCGCGCGCGAGCTGCGCAAGGTCGGCGCGTGGATGAAGAAGTATGGGCCGACGGTCTATCAGGCCACCGATCCGATGCAGCAGGAATGGCTCGTCACCGGTGCGTTTACCTGCAAGGGGAAGAGCCTTTACTTCCACTGCAACCGCTGGCCGGGCGAGGAGCTGGCGATCGGCGGGTTGGCAAACAAGGTCGTCGGCGCGCGGCTGTACGGCGGGCGGCAGGTCAAGTTCACCCAGGTCCGCGACCGCCTCGTGCTTCACGGCTTGCCCAAACAGGCGCCCGACCCGCTCGCTACCGTCTTCGAGTTGAAGATCGCCGGCGGCAAGCCCCGCCAGATCCTCGGCGCGGGGTGCGTCGTGCCGAAGAGATAG